In the Ipomoea triloba cultivar NCNSP0323 chromosome 6, ASM357664v1 genome, one interval contains:
- the LOC116022280 gene encoding protein PAT1 homolog 2-like, producing MERSSGRDFKDFTDSSSSASDSGVFNASQYAFFGRDIAEEIELGGLEDEEVREDASSTGAPVAGGFGGGEDGVHEYHLFEKEEGSGIGSLSDLDDLATTFLKLNRVVAGPRHPGVIGDRGSGSFSRESSSTADWAKDADLPDWLDQHFSDTECYRETKRWSSQPHLSSIHLSESKPLYRTSSYPEQQPQQLQHCSSEPISVPKSAFTSFPPGGRSQQGSPRGFSQHLNISSLGHQSPFSATNLSSLSNSNAHLSGFPHGLQYGNMPQLTSPGFSVNNHLQNSWANHSNLYHDDHSSLSNNSLPHQFLQHNVLFSPQLMSSQQRRLHLSAQASLPHFPVMRSQLHNSLSAPSHLGKYVLSDVKDSRPKSHKGKSVRFAQQGPDSGSQKNESSVLQFKSKYMTGEEIEHILKMQHAGTHCNDPYIDDYYHQARLAKKAAESRTKYRLCPNKEQPSRSRNSTELLPHLRVDSQGRVSFSSIRRPSSLLEANPPGSSVCGSSEQKVQETPLEQDPKFAARITIEDSFYLLLEVDDIDRLLQFSQPQDGGAQLRRKRQMLLEGMAASLQLVDPLGKTSGPSELSPRDDIVFLWLVSIPKGQKLISRYLQLLIPGGDLARIVCMAIFRHLRFLFGGLSCEHGAGETISNLAKTVSTCVSGMDLNSLSACLAAVVCSSEQPPLRPLGSPAGDGASLILKSVLERASYLLTDPQAANSFSMPNPALWQASFDAFFKLLTKYCVSKFDNIMQAVAQTETSTDVISPEVGRAINREMPVELLRASLPHTNELQRKMLMNFGQGSIPLAGFNSRGGSSRKINAESVSC from the exons ATGGAGAGATCCTCTGGACGGGATTTCAAGGACTTCACCGACTCATCTAGTTCCGCTTCTG ATAGTGGAGTTTTCAACGCTTCTCAATATGCCTTCTTCGGGCGGGACATTGCGGAGGAAATTGAGTTGGGCGGTTTAGAGGATGAGGAGGTGCGGGAGGATGCTAGTAGTACCGGTGCTCCTGTTGCCGGAGGATTTGGCGGTGGCGAGGATGGGGTGCATGAGTATCACTTATTTGAGAAAGAAGAg GGATCTGGAATAGGATCTTTATCTGATTTAGATGACCTAGCAACAACCTTTTTGAAG TTGAACAGAGTTGTTGCAGGTCCAAGACATCCTGGGGTTATTGGTGACCGTGGATCGGGATCTTTTTCAAGGGAAA GTTCATCTACAGCTGACTGGGCAAAAGATGCTGATCTTCCTGACTGGCTTGATCAACATTTCTCTGATACTGAATGTTACAGGGAAACCAAAAGATGGTCTTCTCAGCCACACCTCTCTTCTATACATCTTTCGGAGTCAAAACCACTTTATAGAACATCTTCATATCCTGAGCAGCAACCACAGCAGCTACAACACTGCTCCAGTGAACCTATTTCAGTACCAAAATCTGCTTTCACTTCCTTTCCTCCTGGTGGCAGATCTCAACAGGGTTCACCGCGTGGCTTTTCCCAACACCTTAATATTTCCTCACTTGGGCATCAGTCACCATTCTCTGCTACAAATTTGTCTTCTCTGTCAAATTCTAATGCGCATCTGTCTGGGTTTCCTCATGGGCTTCAGTATGGAAATATGCCCCAATTAACCTCTCCTGGTTTCTCTGTAAATAACCACCTACAAAACAGTTGGGCCAACCATTCAAACCTATATCATGATGATCATTCTAGCCTCTCAAACAACAGTTTGCCACATCAATTCCTGCAACACAATGTGCTATTTTCACCTCAGTTGATGTCCTCCCAGCAGCGAAGACTACATCTTTCTGCTCAAGCATCTCTTCCCCATTTTCCAGTAATGCGGTCCCAATTGCATAATTCTCTTTCTGCACCATCTCACCTGGGTAAATATGTACTATCTGATGTGAAAGATTCGAGACCTAAATCACATAAAGGTAAAAGTGTGAGATTTGCTCAACAAGGCCCTGATTCAGGTAGCCAGAAGAATGAAAGTAGTGTCTTGCAGTTCAAATCCAAGTATATGACAGGTGAAGAAATAGAACATATTCTCAAAATGCAGCATGCTGGAACTCATTGCAATGATCCATATATAGATGATTATTACCACCAAGCTCGACTTGCTAAGAAGGCAGCTGAGTCGAGAACAAAATATCGTCTCTGTCCAAACAAGGAGCAACCTTCACGGTCTCGTAATAGCACAGAGTTACTGCCTCATCTACGTGTTGATTCTCAAGGACgggtttccttttcttccattCGTAGGCCGAGCTCTCTTCTTGAAGCCAATCCACCAGGCTCTTCTGTTTGTGGCAGTAGTGAGCAGAAAGTACAAGAGACCCCTTTGGAGCAGGACCCTAAGTTTGCTGCTAGAATTACAATAGAGGATAGTTTCTATCTTCTTCTTGAGGTTGATGACATTGACCGGCTTCTTCAATTTAGTCAGCCACAAGATGGAGGTGCTCAGCTTAGGCGAAAGAGGCAGATGCTTCTGGAAGGTATGGCGGCTTCACTTCAACTTGTTGACCCACTTGGAAAAACTAGCGGCCCATCTGAGCTGAGTCCAAGGGATGACATTGTGTTTCTATGGTTGGTCTCTATTCCCAAGGGCCAGAAACTCATTTCAAGATACCTTCAGCTTCTCATTCCTGGTGGAGATCTTGCTAGGATTGTTTGCATGGCAATTTTTCGTCATCTAAGGTTTTTATTTGGTGGTCTATCATGTGAGCATGGGGCAGGTGAGACCATTTCTAATCTTGCAAAGACAGTGTCAACCTGTGTCAGTGGTATGGATCTTAATTCACTTAGTGCTTGTCTAGCTGCTGTAGTATGTTCCTCAGAGCAACCACCTCTCCGCCCACTTGGAAGCCCTGCTGGGGATGGGGCCTCGCTCATCTTAAAATCTGTTCTAGAAAGGGCATCTTACCTGTTAACTGATCCTCAGGCTGCAAACAGCTTCAGCATGCCTAACCCTGCCCTATGGCAGGCATCATTTGATGCCTTTTTCAAACTTCTTACGAAATATTGTGTTAgtaaatttgataatataatgcAAGCAGTTGCACAGACAGAAACAAGCACAGACGTAATTAGTCCAGAGGTAGGGAGGGCCATAAACAGAGAAATGCCTGTGGAACTTTTACGTGCTAGTCTTCCCCACACAAATGAGCTCCAGAGGAAGATGTTAATGAATTTTGGCCAGGGTTCCATACCTCTTGCAGGATTCAACTCTCGTGGTGGAAGCAGCAGAAAAATAAATGCCGAGTCTGTGAGCTGTTAG